A stretch of the Corylus avellana chromosome ca6, CavTom2PMs-1.0 genome encodes the following:
- the LOC132185258 gene encoding ethylene-responsive transcription factor ERN1-like produces the protein MSGIIPYEPENSPQEAEEKHEHEEEKRSKKVGKRFLGVRQRPSGRWVAEIKDSSQKLRLWLGTFDTAQEAALAYDSAARLLRGRNAKTNFPCHAHAHDHDHESCSLLKGKNPRVFQLLQRAIMKNHARENQITSFVEETFVCSSSSDHHRINKLSSLSFGSSKVYSSVFVAPSFSASLGQDLKNCQEA, from the coding sequence ATGTCAGGGATCATCCCATATGAACCTGAAAACTCACCtcaagaagcagaagaaaagcATGAGcatgaagaagagaaaagaagcaaGAAGGTTGGAAAGAGGTTTCTAGGGGTGAGACAAAGGCCCTCAGGAAGATGGGTTGCTGAAATCAAGGACTCCTCACAGAAGCTGAGGCTGTGGCTTGGGACTTTTGACACTGCACAAGAGGCTGCTCTGGCTTATGACAGCGCCGCCAGGCTCCTCAGAGGAAGAAACGCAAAGACAAACTTCCCATGTCATGCTCACGctcatgatcatgatcatgaaaGCTGCAGCTTGCTCAAGGGAAAGAATCCAAGGGTGTTTCAGCTTCTTCAGCGTGCAATTATGAAGAACCATGCAAGGGAAAACCAGATTACAAGCTTTGTTGAAGAGACTTTTGTTTGTTCATCAAGCTCTGATCATCACAGAATTAACAAGCTTTCAAGCCTCTCTTTTGGAAGTTCCAAGGTTTATTCTTCTGTTTTTGTGGCTCCTTCTTTCAGTGCCTCTCTTGGACAAGATCTAAAAAATTGTCAAGAGGCTTAG